In Luteibaculum oceani, the following are encoded in one genomic region:
- a CDS encoding peptidylprolyl isomerase, translated as MKIRSVLSLVLLFASVLAFSQDQEKSNSVVLELNKQPVYLNEFEAVFKKNNPNPDTSPEALDEYMDLFVNYKLKVAEAEALGMDTVSSFVEELSGYRSQLAAPYLTDQETTEALIKEAYENLKYEVKAGHILVRVSGTAPPEDTLAPYKEIMKIKKQLDEGAEFEFVAAAKSEDPSAKTNQGNLGYFTGMQMVWPFEKAAFSGKVGEIVGPIRTNFGYHLIKIYDRRPSRGKVQVSHILVRYAGDTLLSKQKIDELYTKVKAGEEFAELAKKYSQDSKSANKGGLLDEFGAGRMVDEFETVAFGLENPGDISEPFKSPYGWHIVKLERKIPLAPYEEMRSRIENRIKRDDRSKTTRKAFIEKLKREYNYKRNENEIAKFYKWVDDRVFQGTWEIPKKAGNQYLATWADTGITAKVFAMYIDKLQRKAAKEDIKYFVNVLYSRLENNKILLYENTHLEEKYPEFSALMKEYRDGILLFDLMNQKVWNKAIQDTTGLKQYFEQHRDDFVWKQRAEVTIYKSENKSLLKKVAKKLNKGWSEEKLLSTYSEENKLDLTTEELIEEKGDSDLLDLFAWEKGVSPIKEHNDRYTLVHFKSFIPAGPKKLEEARGAVIAAYQNQLEKEWLEELRGKYDIKVNKEVLYTVK; from the coding sequence ATGAAAATTAGAAGTGTACTATCGCTAGTCTTGTTGTTTGCAAGTGTTTTAGCTTTTAGCCAAGATCAAGAAAAGTCGAATAGCGTTGTTTTAGAATTGAATAAACAGCCGGTTTATCTCAATGAGTTTGAAGCGGTTTTTAAGAAAAACAACCCAAATCCAGATACTTCACCAGAAGCATTGGATGAGTACATGGACCTTTTTGTTAATTACAAATTAAAGGTAGCCGAAGCGGAAGCTTTGGGTATGGATACCGTATCGAGTTTTGTAGAGGAGTTAAGCGGGTATAGAAGTCAGCTTGCCGCCCCATACTTAACGGACCAAGAAACCACTGAAGCGCTAATAAAGGAAGCTTACGAAAACCTAAAGTACGAGGTAAAAGCTGGGCATATATTGGTTAGGGTATCAGGAACAGCACCTCCGGAAGATACTTTAGCTCCCTACAAGGAGATAATGAAAATTAAAAAGCAGTTGGATGAAGGTGCTGAATTTGAATTTGTAGCTGCTGCAAAAAGTGAAGATCCTTCTGCAAAGACCAATCAAGGAAATTTAGGTTATTTCACAGGAATGCAAATGGTTTGGCCTTTCGAAAAGGCTGCATTTAGCGGCAAGGTTGGTGAAATAGTAGGCCCTATTAGGACCAATTTTGGATATCACCTGATTAAAATATACGATAGACGTCCTTCTCGTGGAAAAGTTCAGGTTTCCCATATCCTAGTTAGATATGCTGGAGACACTTTGCTTTCCAAGCAAAAAATTGATGAGCTATACACTAAGGTGAAGGCAGGAGAGGAGTTTGCTGAATTGGCAAAGAAGTATTCCCAAGATTCTAAAAGCGCAAATAAGGGTGGCTTACTAGACGAGTTTGGGGCAGGACGCATGGTGGATGAGTTCGAAACCGTTGCTTTTGGATTAGAAAATCCTGGAGACATTTCTGAACCATTTAAGTCACCGTATGGCTGGCACATTGTAAAGTTGGAGAGAAAGATTCCCTTAGCTCCCTACGAGGAAATGCGTTCTCGTATAGAGAATAGAATTAAGCGTGATGATCGCTCTAAAACCACTCGCAAAGCTTTTATTGAAAAGCTAAAGCGTGAGTACAATTACAAACGAAACGAAAACGAAATCGCGAAATTTTACAAATGGGTAGATGATAGAGTTTTCCAAGGAACCTGGGAGATACCTAAGAAAGCTGGAAATCAATATTTGGCAACTTGGGCGGATACGGGTATTACTGCTAAGGTTTTCGCAATGTACATTGATAAATTGCAACGAAAAGCGGCAAAAGAAGACATAAAGTATTTCGTTAATGTCTTGTACAGTAGATTGGAAAACAACAAAATCCTTCTTTACGAAAACACCCATTTAGAAGAAAAATACCCAGAGTTTAGCGCTCTGATGAAGGAGTATAGAGATGGGATTTTACTTTTTGATTTGATGAATCAGAAGGTTTGGAATAAAGCTATTCAAGATACAACGGGCTTAAAGCAGTACTTTGAGCAGCATAGAGATGATTTTGTGTGGAAACAAAGAGCCGAAGTTACCATCTATAAATCCGAAAATAAATCCTTGCTGAAAAAGGTTGCCAAAAAGCTAAACAAGGGGTGGTCTGAAGAAAAACTTCTTTCTACGTACAGCGAGGAGAATAAATTGGATTTAACCACCGAGGAACTTATTGAGGAAAAAGGTGATTCAGATTTACTGGATCTTTTTGCTTGGGAAAAAGGGGTGTCTCCAATAAAAGAACACAACGACCGTTACACCCTTGTGCACTTTAAATCTTTTATTCCAGCTGGACCAAAGAAACTTGAGGAAGCAAGAGGAGCCGTTATTGCAGCATATCAAAATCAACTAGAAAAGGAGTGGTTAGAAGAACTGCGTGGCAAGTATGACATTAAAGTAAATAAGGAGGTATTATATACCGTTAAATAA
- a CDS encoding peptidylprolyl isomerase, translated as MPKFIRTLGSFLALVLISFTATAQKEDTASYQILDEILAVIGGEIVVASEFKEQKIQYSEQFGSSADPCIVFEQLLTQKLFLHNAKVDSVEVTEAQVEADMDRRMRYFIQQIGSKKALEEYYGKSIVQLKEDFRTMIREQLLIQGLQAQVSQEVKITPAEVEDFYNNIPKDSLPLVNSQVELAQIVVYPKISREQKQAARQKLEGIRKEILSGKDFATQAVLYSDDPGSAAKGGDLGMVEKGTFVPEFDAVGLSLQDGELSKVFESEYGYHLMQMLERRGEKYRARHILIKPKVTGEDKEAAKQLLDSLYNLVVSGEQEFGAIASEFSDDENTKNSGGIVINPATGNPRIDMSQLSQIDNQMFFVIDEMKAGDISKPKKFVSPGGKDGYRIVKLVSQTEPHRANLHDDYQVLQEAASAELKAQALENYIDRKLKTTYVRVNDEFKSCKFNYNWFKAN; from the coding sequence ATGCCGAAATTTATTAGAACGTTAGGGAGTTTTTTAGCTCTTGTACTTATATCATTTACTGCAACTGCCCAAAAAGAAGACACTGCATCCTACCAAATACTAGATGAAATTCTAGCCGTTATTGGTGGTGAAATAGTGGTTGCATCGGAATTTAAGGAACAAAAAATTCAGTACTCCGAGCAATTTGGTTCAAGCGCAGATCCTTGTATTGTTTTTGAGCAATTACTTACTCAAAAGTTGTTTTTACATAATGCTAAGGTGGATTCGGTTGAGGTAACTGAAGCACAAGTAGAGGCTGATATGGATAGGCGTATGCGTTATTTCATTCAGCAAATTGGTTCCAAAAAGGCACTTGAGGAATATTATGGTAAATCGATTGTCCAACTAAAGGAGGATTTTAGAACCATGATCCGAGAACAGCTTTTAATTCAAGGATTACAGGCTCAGGTTTCTCAAGAAGTAAAAATAACTCCGGCGGAGGTAGAGGATTTCTACAACAACATTCCAAAAGACAGCTTACCACTGGTTAACTCTCAGGTTGAGTTGGCACAAATAGTAGTGTACCCTAAGATTTCAAGGGAGCAAAAACAGGCTGCTCGCCAGAAACTGGAAGGGATTAGAAAAGAGATTTTATCTGGGAAAGATTTTGCAACACAAGCGGTTCTTTATTCCGATGATCCAGGATCAGCCGCGAAAGGTGGAGATTTAGGTATGGTTGAAAAAGGAACCTTTGTACCAGAATTCGATGCGGTAGGCTTGTCTTTACAAGATGGTGAACTTTCCAAGGTATTTGAAAGTGAATACGGTTATCACCTAATGCAAATGCTTGAGCGTAGAGGTGAAAAGTACCGAGCGAGACACATCCTTATTAAGCCAAAGGTTACAGGTGAGGACAAGGAAGCTGCAAAGCAATTGTTAGATTCACTTTATAACCTAGTGGTGAGCGGTGAGCAAGAATTTGGAGCCATAGCGAGTGAATTTTCAGATGACGAAAACACCAAAAACAGTGGTGGTATTGTTATCAATCCAGCTACGGGGAACCCTAGAATTGATATGTCCCAGCTTTCTCAGATCGATAATCAGATGTTTTTCGTAATTGATGAAATGAAAGCGGGAGATATTTCTAAGCCCAAAAAATTCGTGAGTCCAGGTGGTAAAGATGGATATAGAATTGTGAAGTTGGTATCTCAAACCGAACCACACCGTGCAAACCTTCACGATGATTACCAGGTATTGCAGGAGGCAGCTTCTGCGGAATTAAAAGCTCAGGCTTTAGAAAATTACATCGATAGGAAGTTAAAAACTACCTATGTGCGGGTAAACGACGAGTTTAAATCCTGCAAATTCAATTATAACTGGTTTAAAGCAAACTAA
- a CDS encoding T9SS type A sorting domain-containing protein gives MEKLFTSFPLKLFSLILLVISSFPVIAQQDTIAPVARCRNVEIELNEYGVAYITATMVDNGSYDNTVLADLELDITQFDCADLGENQVTLTATDSAGNQASCYATVTVTEFDLGMLVKEGFEILVRSNLVYENDFENPAHTNFRNCAPDFAQNLVRDLYGDGFDQMWTVETMQINGPEGQYSDPQGLGGNYCLGMLSTVQDDKIAFTFDRKDLDYVNLNMIVSAIDVPRCGGPFGVNVPKFNFKLYDTPSQTWDFGNPGRLLDEGEAEGTVPGADPYTFNWSEIDVDLDASTATNGFVTLLIDQLNSSGYAAIDNLSLSSSTDSNKFVNQLFVDEADTAWLQGTFTPGAAGDAVITASMGVAAIDNAAGEWSWYYVSNDGPDNSTDVTVSISAGCSTEDFNFELIVRDVAPVPTVNSDTVFQDICVYATNSGTFSDVGLDVVTISASSGQVTQDNDSAGNWFWTATEYYEALTQVTITATDEDGLDSTITFMVDVAPWTLNPSCENVTITLGENGLATLNPAQLWSDYPACMIAEATLSQSQFDCGDVGEHNITLYLTDIYGNSDSCSSVVNVEQTPLVITGEVSEYGSGNVSCFGASDGFIDATVDGGCGNYTYLWSNGATTQDLNNIPAGTYTLRVIDGTGASAEQTFVLENPERLDASIEGDKAVYVGYGPNECIDIYADVNGGDAPYTYLWNTGSTASSISDCPTQSTTYTVTVTDANGCSVTVEKEICIVDVTCGKPNNPKVIVCHNGKNMICVDESAVAAHLAHGDYLGGCEYKDPCNPSIIIAGTEGDGEEEGEENNRITLSEGEGVVENPELVSKSSVSFKTGSLSLYPNPFNASINLAAKSEVEGDWKVEVLDAAGKLIALVLDQKLKANQPIQLKINSDNLTPGVLFIKVSSPTEITINKVVYQPN, from the coding sequence ATGGAAAAACTTTTTACCTCTTTTCCCTTAAAATTGTTTTCCCTCATTTTATTAGTCATCTCTTCGTTTCCTGTAATAGCACAGCAGGATACAATTGCACCTGTTGCAAGGTGTCGCAACGTAGAAATTGAATTGAATGAGTATGGCGTAGCGTACATCACCGCGACAATGGTGGATAATGGTTCCTACGATAATACAGTTTTGGCCGATCTCGAGTTAGATATTACTCAATTCGATTGCGCCGATCTTGGAGAAAATCAAGTAACCCTTACTGCTACAGACTCTGCTGGAAATCAAGCTTCCTGTTACGCTACCGTTACCGTTACCGAATTCGATTTGGGAATGTTGGTAAAAGAAGGTTTCGAGATTTTAGTAAGATCAAACCTTGTTTACGAAAACGATTTTGAAAATCCTGCTCACACGAATTTCAGGAATTGTGCCCCAGACTTTGCGCAGAATCTCGTTCGAGATTTATACGGTGATGGTTTTGATCAAATGTGGACGGTTGAAACTATGCAGATTAACGGTCCTGAAGGGCAGTACTCAGATCCTCAAGGATTAGGTGGTAATTATTGTCTTGGGATGTTAAGTACGGTTCAGGATGATAAAATTGCCTTTACGTTCGATAGAAAGGATTTAGATTACGTAAACCTTAATATGATCGTTTCTGCCATCGACGTACCTCGTTGTGGAGGACCTTTTGGTGTCAATGTTCCGAAATTTAATTTTAAACTTTACGATACGCCTTCTCAGACTTGGGATTTTGGAAATCCTGGTAGGTTATTAGATGAAGGTGAAGCGGAGGGAACTGTTCCTGGAGCCGACCCATACACATTTAACTGGTCTGAGATAGATGTAGACCTGGATGCTAGCACAGCAACCAATGGGTTCGTAACCCTATTGATCGACCAGCTTAATTCTTCTGGTTATGCTGCCATAGATAATTTGTCACTTTCATCATCTACTGATTCTAACAAATTCGTAAACCAACTTTTTGTGGATGAGGCGGATACGGCATGGCTGCAAGGGACTTTTACCCCTGGAGCTGCTGGAGATGCGGTTATAACCGCTAGTATGGGAGTGGCCGCTATAGATAATGCAGCAGGAGAGTGGTCATGGTATTATGTCTCTAACGATGGTCCAGATAACTCAACTGATGTTACTGTTTCTATTTCAGCTGGATGTTCTACAGAGGATTTCAATTTTGAATTGATAGTTAGGGATGTTGCTCCGGTTCCAACCGTTAATTCTGATACTGTTTTTCAAGACATATGTGTTTATGCAACCAATTCAGGGACTTTCTCTGATGTTGGATTGGATGTGGTAACCATCTCTGCTTCATCTGGTCAGGTTACTCAAGATAACGACTCAGCTGGAAACTGGTTTTGGACCGCTACAGAATACTACGAGGCCTTAACTCAGGTAACTATTACTGCTACCGATGAGGATGGTTTAGATTCTACCATAACTTTTATGGTCGATGTTGCGCCATGGACATTAAATCCATCCTGCGAGAATGTAACCATTACCCTTGGGGAGAATGGTCTAGCTACATTAAATCCTGCCCAATTATGGTCAGATTATCCAGCTTGTATGATAGCTGAAGCTACGCTAAGTCAATCACAATTTGATTGCGGCGATGTTGGAGAACATAACATTACGCTGTACTTAACAGATATTTACGGTAATTCCGATTCTTGTTCTTCGGTAGTAAATGTTGAGCAAACACCATTGGTGATAACCGGGGAAGTTTCAGAATATGGTTCTGGAAATGTTTCTTGTTTTGGTGCCAGTGATGGATTTATAGATGCTACTGTAGATGGCGGGTGTGGCAATTACACCTACCTGTGGTCGAATGGGGCTACTACTCAAGATTTAAATAATATTCCGGCAGGCACTTACACTTTAAGAGTTATTGACGGCACGGGTGCTAGCGCGGAGCAAACTTTTGTGTTGGAAAACCCCGAAAGATTGGATGCCAGCATTGAAGGAGATAAGGCTGTGTACGTTGGATATGGACCTAATGAGTGTATAGATATTTACGCTGATGTAAATGGCGGGGATGCGCCTTACACCTATTTATGGAATACAGGTTCAACAGCATCTAGTATTAGCGATTGTCCTACCCAGTCAACTACCTATACCGTAACGGTAACCGATGCGAATGGTTGTTCGGTAACTGTAGAAAAGGAAATTTGTATTGTTGATGTTACCTGTGGTAAGCCAAATAACCCAAAAGTAATTGTTTGTCACAACGGTAAAAACATGATTTGTGTGGATGAGTCTGCAGTTGCTGCCCATTTAGCACATGGTGATTACCTGGGTGGTTGCGAGTATAAGGACCCTTGTAATCCTTCTATTATAATTGCAGGTACAGAAGGTGATGGAGAAGAAGAGGGTGAGGAGAATAATAGAATTACACTTTCTGAGGGAGAAGGTGTTGTTGAAAATCCAGAATTAGTTTCAAAAAGCTCCGTGAGTTTTAAAACAGGTTCACTTTCCCTATATCCTAACCCATTTAATGCGAGCATCAATTTAGCAGCAAAATCAGAAGTAGAAGGTGATTGGAAGGTAGAAGTACTTGATGCTGCTGGGAAATTGATCGCCCTAGTTCTTGATCAAAAGCTTAAAGCAAACCAACCTATTCAACTAAAAATTAATAGCGATAATTTGACCCCAGGGGTGCTTTTTATAAAGGTATCCTCACCAACCGAGATAACGATAAATAAAGTGGTTTACCAACCTAATTAA
- the aroC gene encoding chorismate synthase has protein sequence MAGNQFGKLFTVTTFGESHGYGIGAIIDGCPAGLEINEEEIQVELDRRKPGQSKLVTQRKEGDIVSIQSGIFEGITTGTPISLFIKNEDQKSRDYDHIKNQYRPSHADYTYDAKYGFRDYRGGGRSSARETAARVAAGAIAKKILKAKGIEILAFVNSVKDISIPNGYLPSSREEIDASPTRCPHKETAEKIEQLILKTRKEGNSVGGIISTHITGVPAGLGEPVFDRLHADLGKAMLSINAVQGFEYGSGFDGCRKTGLENNDAFTEVSGTEAQTKTNNSGGIQGGISNGQPIYFKVGFKPTATLMIDQESVDQTGEQVVVKGKGRHDPCVLPRAVPIVEAMAALVLCDHFLRSRTNRMNQL, from the coding sequence GTGGCTGGAAATCAATTTGGAAAACTATTTACAGTAACCACCTTTGGCGAATCTCATGGATATGGAATTGGCGCCATTATAGATGGCTGTCCAGCTGGATTAGAGATCAATGAGGAGGAAATACAGGTAGAACTTGACCGAAGAAAACCAGGACAATCGAAGTTGGTAACTCAAAGAAAAGAGGGGGATATTGTTAGCATTCAGTCTGGAATTTTCGAAGGAATAACAACGGGTACTCCAATCTCTCTATTCATTAAAAATGAAGATCAAAAATCCAGGGATTACGACCATATTAAGAACCAATACCGACCTTCCCACGCCGATTATACTTACGATGCCAAATACGGTTTCCGCGACTATCGTGGAGGTGGAAGATCGTCGGCAAGGGAGACTGCTGCACGGGTAGCAGCTGGTGCCATCGCAAAAAAAATTCTGAAGGCTAAAGGAATTGAAATCCTTGCATTTGTAAACTCCGTAAAAGACATCTCAATTCCCAATGGGTATTTACCTTCTTCAAGGGAAGAGATAGATGCTTCCCCAACACGTTGTCCACACAAAGAGACCGCGGAAAAGATTGAACAATTGATTCTAAAAACCCGGAAAGAAGGAAACAGCGTAGGTGGAATAATAAGCACCCACATAACAGGAGTTCCTGCGGGCTTGGGTGAGCCTGTGTTCGATCGTCTTCATGCCGACCTAGGAAAGGCAATGCTAAGTATTAATGCAGTACAGGGATTTGAATATGGATCTGGATTTGATGGTTGCCGAAAAACGGGACTTGAAAACAATGATGCTTTTACTGAAGTAAGCGGTACGGAAGCCCAGACTAAAACCAACAACAGCGGTGGAATTCAAGGGGGCATTAGCAACGGTCAACCCATTTACTTTAAGGTGGGGTTTAAACCTACTGCCACATTAATGATAGATCAGGAAAGTGTAGACCAGACAGGCGAGCAAGTGGTTGTTAAAGGAAAAGGAAGACACGACCCCTGCGTATTACCAAGAGCGGTTCCCATTGTGGAAGCCATGGCTGCTTTGGTACTTTGCGATCACTTTTTGAGATCGAGAACAAACAGAATGAACCAATTGTAA
- the guaB gene encoding IMP dehydrogenase, with the protein MSVNSNNKFIGDGLTYDDVLLVPAYSEVLPRDVKLQSKFSRNITLNAPVVSAAMDTVTESQLAIAIAQQGGIGVIHKNMPLDRQAGEVRKVKRSESGMIQDPITLGEDALVRDALQIMSENKIGGIPVVNEENKLIGIITNRDLRFEKNPSRPVTEVMTSENLVTAQKAVDLKEAEQILQQHKIEKLPVVDDQNNLIGLITFRDIIKVKEHPNSSKDKYGRLRVAAAVGVTADILERVGALVAAGTDAVVIDTAHGHSRGVLETLKKVKAEYPDLDVVVGNIATAEAAKALVDAGADGVKVGIGPGSICTTRVIAGVGVPQLSAVIMVTEAIAGSGVPVIADGGIRYTGDIVKAIAGGADTVMVGSMLAGVEESPGDTIIYEGRKFKSYRGMGSLEAMQKGSKDRYFQDAEDDIKKLVPEGITGRVPYKGRTAEVMHQIIGGMRAGMGYTGSATIADLKNAQFIKITSAGVKESHPHDIAITREAPNYSAV; encoded by the coding sequence ATGAGCGTAAATTCAAACAATAAATTTATAGGGGACGGTCTAACATACGACGATGTTCTATTAGTTCCAGCATACTCTGAAGTTCTTCCAAGAGATGTGAAATTACAATCTAAGTTTTCTAGAAATATTACCCTGAACGCACCAGTTGTTTCGGCGGCAATGGATACGGTAACTGAATCTCAGTTGGCTATTGCTATTGCTCAGCAAGGAGGTATTGGGGTTATTCATAAAAATATGCCTCTTGATCGTCAGGCTGGTGAGGTGCGCAAGGTTAAGCGCTCTGAATCGGGCATGATTCAAGATCCTATAACGCTGGGTGAGGATGCTCTTGTAAGAGATGCATTGCAGATTATGTCTGAAAATAAAATAGGCGGTATCCCGGTAGTGAATGAGGAGAATAAACTCATTGGTATTATTACCAATAGAGATTTGCGCTTTGAGAAGAATCCTAGTCGTCCGGTAACGGAGGTTATGACTTCTGAAAACCTTGTTACCGCGCAAAAGGCGGTTGATTTAAAGGAAGCGGAACAGATTCTTCAACAACATAAAATTGAAAAACTACCAGTGGTTGATGATCAAAACAATTTGATTGGATTAATCACTTTTAGAGATATTATTAAAGTAAAGGAGCATCCAAATAGTAGCAAAGACAAGTACGGAAGATTACGTGTGGCAGCAGCTGTTGGGGTTACTGCCGATATTTTAGAGAGAGTAGGTGCTTTAGTTGCCGCTGGTACAGATGCCGTTGTAATTGATACGGCTCACGGGCACAGTCGTGGTGTGTTAGAAACTTTAAAGAAAGTAAAGGCCGAATATCCAGACCTGGATGTTGTTGTAGGAAACATTGCAACGGCTGAGGCCGCTAAAGCTCTTGTTGATGCGGGTGCCGATGGAGTTAAGGTGGGAATTGGTCCTGGTTCTATTTGTACTACCCGTGTTATTGCTGGAGTTGGGGTTCCTCAATTATCCGCAGTAATTATGGTAACAGAGGCTATCGCAGGTTCTGGAGTTCCGGTGATTGCAGATGGTGGAATTAGATATACTGGTGACATCGTTAAAGCCATAGCTGGTGGAGCAGATACCGTAATGGTAGGTTCTATGTTAGCCGGTGTAGAGGAGTCACCTGGTGATACCATTATTTACGAAGGAAGAAAGTTTAAATCTTATCGTGGAATGGGGTCTTTAGAGGCTATGCAAAAAGGATCTAAAGATCGTTATTTCCAGGATGCTGAAGATGATATTAAAAAGTTAGTTCCAGAGGGAATTACAGGAAGAGTGCCTTACAAAGGGCGTACTGCTGAGGTAATGCATCAAATTATTGGTGGAATGAGAGCAGGTATGGGATATACTGGTTCTGCAACCATTGCTGATTTGAAAAATGCACAGTTTATTAAAATTACTTCAGCAGGTGTGAAGGAAAGTCACCCACACGATATAGCCATTACAAGAGAGGCACCTAATTATAGTGCTGTTTAA
- a CDS encoding AAA family ATPase: MSNPTEQVKIFLEKSHQLKQELSKVIVGQDEVIQQVLISIFSKGHCLLVGVPGLAKTLLVNSISQALGLSFNRIQFTPDLMPSDITGSEILDENKKFQFIKGPIFSNVVLADEINRTPPKTQSALLEAMQEKKVTYGGKTLDLPNPFFVLATQNPIEQEGTYPLPEAQLDRFMFNIWVDYPSFSEELEIVKRTTGSASATINPVFTQEDILASQNLVRQIPVTDTVFEYAVKLVGKTRLNQEGSELAKSYLSWGAGPRASQYLILGAKAHALLNGKFAPDIEDVKAVAAPVLRHRIITNYKAEAAGYTVDSIIQELL; this comes from the coding sequence ATGTCTAACCCTACCGAACAAGTAAAGATATTTTTAGAAAAATCGCATCAGCTTAAACAAGAACTTTCAAAAGTAATTGTTGGGCAGGATGAGGTAATTCAGCAGGTGCTAATTTCTATTTTTAGCAAGGGACATTGTTTATTGGTAGGGGTTCCGGGATTGGCAAAAACACTTTTGGTTAATAGCATTTCCCAAGCATTGGGATTGAGTTTTAACCGTATTCAGTTTACTCCCGACTTGATGCCTTCGGATATCACTGGATCTGAAATTCTGGATGAAAACAAGAAATTTCAATTTATAAAAGGACCTATATTTTCTAATGTGGTTTTGGCGGATGAGATTAACAGAACTCCACCAAAAACGCAATCGGCCCTATTAGAAGCCATGCAGGAGAAAAAGGTTACTTACGGTGGAAAAACCTTAGACTTACCTAATCCATTTTTTGTTTTAGCAACCCAGAATCCAATTGAGCAGGAGGGGACATATCCACTTCCAGAAGCCCAGTTAGACCGCTTTATGTTTAATATTTGGGTGGATTATCCAAGCTTCTCGGAGGAATTAGAGATAGTTAAAAGAACTACAGGGTCTGCAAGTGCAACCATTAATCCGGTGTTTACCCAAGAAGACATTCTCGCATCTCAAAATTTAGTTCGCCAAATTCCGGTCACGGATACTGTATTTGAATACGCGGTTAAATTAGTGGGTAAAACTAGGCTTAACCAAGAGGGTAGCGAATTAGCAAAAAGTTACCTGTCGTGGGGTGCAGGACCAAGAGCCTCGCAGTATCTTATTTTAGGAGCAAAAGCTCACGCATTGTTAAATGGAAAATTCGCCCCGGATATTGAGGATGTAAAAGCTGTTGCTGCCCCTGTATTGAGGCATAGAATAATTACCAATTACAAGGCCGAGGCGGCGGGGTATACGGTGGATAGTATTATCCAGGAATTACTTTAA
- a CDS encoding ribonuclease H-like YkuK family protein, with the protein MISNFYKEDGTVVLDPLRYVNNWLLKHPKGEIHLGCDSKVKRGYVKYSVAICMREIGRGVHEIFGTRNTPKPKDRYSRLWEEVNLAVQVAHKFDTIPSPIFIHVDLNKDPNYFSNSLYEASLGFIKSMGYNALAKPDAWAASSGAHSHCQ; encoded by the coding sequence ATGATTTCGAATTTTTACAAGGAGGATGGAACTGTGGTTCTAGATCCACTTCGATATGTCAACAATTGGTTATTGAAGCATCCTAAGGGTGAAATCCACTTGGGATGCGACTCCAAAGTAAAAAGAGGTTATGTAAAATACTCGGTTGCTATTTGTATGCGAGAGATAGGCCGTGGAGTTCATGAAATTTTTGGTACTAGAAACACTCCGAAACCAAAGGACAGATATTCTAGATTATGGGAGGAAGTCAATTTAGCTGTTCAGGTAGCTCATAAGTTTGATACCATCCCCTCTCCCATTTTTATTCATGTAGATTTAAATAAGGACCCAAATTACTTTAGTAACAGTCTGTACGAAGCTAGTTTAGGTTTTATAAAATCTATGGGATACAATGCGTTAGCAAAGCCAGATGCCTGGGCCGCCAGTTCTGGAGCCCACTCGCATTGCCAATAA
- a CDS encoding SDR family oxidoreductase, whose product MKGAIVTGSSKGIGYATVKLLLEKGFKVVGWSRSKTEIEHENFHHLRVDVSTYMDVESAVKESDKILNGEIEILVNNAGFGKQEYLMESDPKNFDAMFATNVNGLYYCTRLIAPLMAKNKKGHIFNIASIAGTMGIESLSGYCASKWAVRGFSHSIFKELRKDGIKVSCINPGSVNTHFFDDFENIEADDSMMSPVDIAKSMWFAYETSDNFHVVEMEMRPLKR is encoded by the coding sequence ATGAAAGGCGCAATCGTAACAGGATCAAGTAAAGGAATTGGATATGCTACCGTGAAATTACTCCTAGAAAAAGGATTTAAAGTGGTAGGCTGGTCAAGATCAAAAACGGAGATTGAACACGAAAATTTCCATCATTTACGGGTAGATGTATCCACTTACATGGATGTAGAATCTGCAGTTAAGGAAAGCGACAAAATTCTAAACGGTGAAATAGAAATTCTTGTGAACAATGCTGGATTCGGTAAACAGGAATATTTAATGGAATCGGATCCCAAGAATTTCGATGCCATGTTTGCAACCAATGTAAATGGATTGTATTACTGCACACGCCTTATAGCCCCCTTAATGGCAAAAAACAAAAAGGGGCATATTTTTAATATTGCTTCCATTGCTGGAACTATGGGAATAGAAAGCCTAAGTGGATACTGTGCCTCTAAATGGGCTGTTAGAGGATTCTCCCATAGTATCTTTAAGGAATTAAGAAAGGATGGAATAAAAGTTTCCTGCATCAATCCTGGTTCTGTCAACACTCACTTTTTCGATGATTTTGAAAACATTGAAGCAGACGATTCCATGATGAGTCCTGTAGACATTGCAAAATCGATGTGGTTTGCATACGAAACCAGTGACAATTTTCATGTTGTGGAAATGGAAATGCGTCCACTTAAACGATAG